The genomic DNA GACGACCCCATCGATTTCGACGACTTCGAGCGAGGCGATGAGAGCTAGGATCGTCGCGCGCCGGCTTGCGACCTCCGCATCTCCGAGCTTGGCGCGCAACCGGAGGCGATCCAAGGTACGCAGACTCTCGGTTTGGACCAAAGCGCTTGAAACACCCTGGTCAATGTGGCGCCACTCGGACAAGGCGTCCGGCTGCCGGAGGGCGACGCGGAGCAGCACGGAC from Pseudomonadota bacterium includes the following:
- a CDS encoding PIN domain-containing protein, whose amino-acid sequence is MIAYVDASVLLRVALRQPDALSEWRHIDQGVSSALVQTESLRTLDRLRLRAKLGDAEVASRRATILALIASLEVVEIDGVVLDRAAQPMPTELGTLDAIHLATALLWKETTGVALVMATHDGALALGAQAHGLPIVGVPPA